One segment of Candidatus Pantoea bituminis DNA contains the following:
- a CDS encoding MDR family MFS transporter: MESKTLIHQSIKQQPQTQSVGLLIAALMLVMLLSALDQTIVSTALPTIVGEFGGLDKLTWIVTAYTLSSTIAVPLYGKFGDLFGRKKMLQISIVLFLIGSMLCGLAQNMTQLIWTRALQGLGGGGLMVVTMAAVADIISPAERGRYQGLFGGVFGLATILGPLIGGFMVEHMSWRWIFYINLPLGLLSLIIIGVVFKSANKRNEHEIDILGAVYLTMALVGITLFTSEGGSVHAWSDPQLWCILAFGLVGLIGFIYEERLAIEPILPLSLFRNRSFSLCSLMGFIVGMSLFGSVTFLPLYLQVVKEATPTQAGLQLIPLMGGLLLTSIFSGRVISKTGRYRLFPIIGTLLASIGLGLLTTITLTSPIWHLYLFTGLLGMGLGMVMQVLVLVVQNTVEVRMLGVATSAITLFRSIGGSIGVALFGAIFTQVLQSSLMQRIAEGTELPHGMNPVAIHHLPSEIKEAYLQSFGQGIHAAFLLGGCMMLSAFALSWFLKEVPLKKSV, encoded by the coding sequence ATGGAGTCAAAAACGCTGATTCATCAATCCATTAAGCAACAACCTCAAACACAGTCGGTCGGCTTGCTGATTGCGGCCCTGATGCTGGTGATGTTGCTGTCGGCGCTGGATCAAACCATTGTTTCAACAGCATTGCCCACCATTGTGGGTGAATTTGGCGGCCTCGATAAGCTGACATGGATCGTGACGGCTTATACGTTATCTTCAACCATTGCGGTGCCGCTTTACGGCAAGTTCGGCGATCTGTTTGGTCGCAAAAAGATGCTGCAAATCTCAATCGTGCTGTTTTTGATTGGCTCAATGTTGTGTGGGTTAGCGCAAAATATGACGCAGCTGATCTGGACGCGTGCATTACAAGGTTTGGGTGGTGGCGGATTAATGGTTGTCACTATGGCCGCAGTTGCCGACATCATTTCGCCCGCCGAGCGCGGACGTTATCAAGGCCTGTTTGGTGGTGTGTTCGGGTTAGCCACCATTTTGGGGCCGCTGATCGGCGGTTTTATGGTTGAGCATATGTCGTGGCGCTGGATTTTTTATATCAATCTCCCGCTCGGCCTGCTCTCTTTGATCATTATTGGCGTGGTGTTTAAATCGGCTAATAAACGCAATGAACATGAAATCGACATTCTCGGCGCGGTGTACCTGACCATGGCGCTGGTGGGCATTACGCTGTTTACCAGTGAGGGCGGCAGCGTTCATGCGTGGTCCGATCCTCAACTCTGGTGCATCCTGGCTTTTGGTCTCGTGGGCTTGATTGGCTTTATTTATGAAGAAAGGTTAGCCATTGAACCGATCTTGCCTCTCTCGCTGTTCCGCAACCGCAGCTTTTCACTGTGCAGCTTAATGGGATTTATCGTTGGCATGTCGCTGTTTGGCAGCGTCACCTTTTTGCCGCTCTATTTGCAAGTGGTGAAGGAGGCAACACCGACGCAGGCAGGATTGCAGTTGATTCCGTTGATGGGCGGATTATTGCTGACCTCAATTTTCAGCGGTCGTGTTATCAGTAAAACCGGGCGCTATCGCCTTTTCCCCATCATAGGTACCTTGTTGGCTTCCATCGGTTTAGGGCTGTTAACCACGATTACGCTGACCTCGCCGATTTGGCATCTCTATCTTTTCACTGGGCTGCTGGGAATGGGATTGGGAATGGTGATGCAGGTTTTGGTGCTGGTCGTGCAGAACACCGTGGAAGTCCGCATGTTGGGCGTGGCCACATCGGCGATAACGCTGTTTAGATCGATTGGTGGCTCGATTGGCGTGGCGCTATTTGGCGCAATCTTCACCCAGGTTTTACAGTCGTCATTGATGCAACGCATCGCTGAAGGAACCGAACTGCCGCATGGGATGAACCCGGTTGCGATACATCATTTGCCTTCGGAAATTAAAGAAGCCTATCTGCAATCTTTTGGTCAAGGCATTCATGCTGCGTTCCTGTTGGGCGGTTGCATGATGTTATCCGCTTTTGCGTTATCGTGGTTTTTGAAAGAAGTACCGCTGAAAAAATCCGTTTAA
- a CDS encoding TetR/AcrR family transcriptional regulator: MSAKNTGSLSTAAQAKERRPGRPRGGAINAEQREHLLTIALTLFAEKGIAETSLNAIARKAEVSAAMLTYYFQSRESLLDIIIAERFLPLRHDIAAIFDQHADDPRTALTLILEKMIETAEKHVWFAPLWMQEMASGESVFRQRLKAKHGDNERQKAVAIIQKWQQEGKLNADLEPALLMSSLISLILVPLVQLRTTGAHPGFSGADVLRHATAMISNGFLNGR, from the coding sequence ATGTCCGCAAAAAACACAGGTTCACTCTCTACGGCAGCGCAAGCGAAAGAGCGTCGTCCCGGACGTCCGCGCGGTGGCGCCATCAATGCCGAGCAGCGCGAACATTTACTGACTATCGCGCTGACATTATTTGCAGAAAAAGGCATTGCCGAGACGTCGCTGAATGCCATTGCCCGTAAAGCAGAAGTCAGCGCCGCGATGCTGACTTACTACTTTCAGTCACGAGAATCGTTGCTGGATATCATTATTGCCGAGCGCTTTTTGCCGCTTCGCCATGATATTGCTGCCATATTCGATCAACATGCCGACGATCCTCGCACCGCCCTGACGTTGATCTTAGAGAAGATGATTGAAACTGCAGAGAAGCATGTCTGGTTCGCACCGTTGTGGATGCAAGAAATGGCCTCGGGAGAATCGGTTTTTCGTCAGCGACTAAAGGCGAAACATGGCGATAACGAACGGCAAAAAGCGGTCGCTATCATTCAGAAATGGCAACAAGAGGGCAAACTCAATGCCGATCTTGAACCGGCGCTGTTAATGAGTTCGCTGATAAGCCTGATTTTGGTACCGTTGGTGCAACTCAGAACAACCGGCGCACATCCCGGTTTTAGCGGCGCAGATGTTTTGCGACATGCCACCGCAATGATCTCAAACGGTTTTCTGAATGGTCGATAA
- a CDS encoding LacI family DNA-binding transcriptional regulator: MSIQKIAQLAGVSVATVSRVLNNSDSVKEANRAKVLRAIKESNYQPNLLARQLRTARSSMILVMVSDISNPFCAEVVKGIEAQAEKKGYRILLCNSGSDIERSRSSLQLLAGKIVDGIITMDAFSKLPELAHLIGTTPWVQCAEYADAGAISCVGINDREASQQVVRYLAQNRRQRIALINHDLSYKYAQLRQQGYQTELQQHQLEWQAIAYASALSFSAGKHAMETLLAAEKRPDAVFAVSDTLAAGAISAIQQAGLRVPQDIAVAGFDGTELAEMVSPPLTTIAQPSRDIGRKAFSLLLQKIDDPESPAERVLMDWQLIVRAST; encoded by the coding sequence ATGTCGATTCAAAAAATCGCCCAGCTGGCGGGCGTGTCAGTTGCCACCGTCTCTCGGGTGCTTAATAACAGTGATAGCGTGAAGGAAGCAAACCGCGCCAAAGTTTTACGGGCCATTAAAGAAAGCAACTACCAGCCTAATCTGCTGGCACGCCAACTGCGCACCGCGCGTAGCTCAATGATTTTGGTGATGGTGTCTGATATTTCTAATCCATTTTGCGCTGAAGTGGTGAAAGGGATCGAAGCCCAGGCCGAGAAAAAGGGTTATCGCATTCTGCTGTGTAATTCCGGCTCGGATATCGAACGTTCGCGATCCAGTTTGCAACTGCTGGCCGGCAAAATCGTTGATGGCATTATCACCATGGATGCGTTTAGCAAATTGCCGGAATTAGCGCATCTGATCGGCACTACACCCTGGGTTCAGTGCGCTGAATATGCTGACGCGGGCGCTATCTCCTGTGTCGGTATCAATGACAGAGAAGCGTCACAACAGGTTGTACGCTACCTGGCTCAGAACCGTCGTCAGCGCATCGCATTGATCAATCACGATCTCAGCTATAAATATGCTCAGCTGCGTCAGCAGGGTTATCAAACTGAACTCCAGCAGCATCAGCTCGAATGGCAGGCGATTGCCTATGCCAGCGCGTTGAGTTTTAGCGCCGGTAAACACGCCATGGAAACATTACTGGCGGCTGAGAAGCGGCCCGATGCGGTATTTGCGGTGTCGGATACGCTCGCGGCGGGTGCGATATCCGCCATTCAACAGGCCGGTTTACGCGTGCCGCAAGACATTGCCGTCGCCGGATTTGACGGCACCGAATTGGCAGAAATGGTTTCGCCACCGCTAACCACCATCGCACAACCTTCGCGTGATATTGGCCGTAAAGCGTTTTCACTGTTACTGCAAAAAATCGACGATCCTGAATCGCCCGCCGAGCGAGTGTTGATGGATTGGCAATTGATCGTGCGTGCCAGTACCTGA
- a CDS encoding Gfo/Idh/MocA family protein, whose translation MIKVGIIGTGFIGPAHIEALRRLGNVEVVAICDSSQPAALKHAEQLNVPHAYSEVSAFLNHAGLEAVHNCTPNHLHAAINRQVLRAGKHLFSEKPLCMTVDEAHELIDLAEQAGVVHGVSFVYRQFALVQQAASMMRHGELGRLFSAQGSYLQDWMLEETDFNWRVDAAKGGASRAVADIGSHWCDTVQFVTGKKIVEVMADLAIVWPKRKASVNSASTFSGKQDDVQYHTHDVTTEDMGFVLFRFEDGSKGSFNVSQVSAGRKNRLSFEVNGSAASLAWDQETPQQLWIGHRHQANQLLSDDPSLLNADIAARARFPGGHIEGWPDAFRNMMQQFYLAVAQSAPPTRDKATFATFYDGAQVMSVVDAIVKSHQQQRWVKV comes from the coding sequence ATGATCAAAGTAGGCATTATTGGCACCGGTTTTATTGGCCCGGCGCACATTGAAGCGTTACGTCGCTTAGGAAATGTCGAGGTTGTGGCGATTTGTGATTCCAGCCAGCCTGCTGCGCTGAAGCACGCGGAGCAATTGAATGTGCCGCATGCGTACAGCGAGGTAAGCGCATTTCTCAATCATGCGGGATTAGAGGCGGTGCATAACTGCACGCCGAATCATTTGCATGCTGCAATTAATCGCCAGGTATTACGCGCCGGTAAGCATCTCTTCTCCGAAAAACCGTTGTGCATGACGGTGGATGAAGCGCATGAGCTGATTGACCTTGCAGAGCAAGCGGGCGTGGTGCATGGCGTCAGTTTTGTGTATCGCCAGTTTGCGCTGGTGCAACAGGCTGCCAGCATGATGCGCCACGGTGAGCTGGGTCGGCTATTTTCAGCGCAAGGCAGCTACTTGCAAGATTGGATGCTGGAGGAAACGGACTTCAACTGGCGTGTTGATGCAGCAAAGGGCGGCGCGTCACGTGCCGTAGCAGATATCGGTTCACACTGGTGCGACACGGTTCAGTTTGTCACGGGCAAAAAAATTGTCGAAGTGATGGCCGATCTCGCTATTGTCTGGCCGAAGCGCAAGGCCAGCGTCAATAGCGCATCAACCTTCAGCGGCAAGCAGGACGATGTGCAGTATCACACTCACGACGTCACCACCGAAGATATGGGGTTTGTGCTGTTTCGCTTTGAAGATGGCAGCAAAGGCAGCTTTAACGTGTCGCAGGTTTCGGCGGGACGAAAAAATCGTCTCAGTTTTGAGGTAAACGGCAGCGCGGCATCGCTGGCGTGGGACCAGGAAACGCCTCAGCAATTGTGGATCGGTCATCGTCATCAGGCTAATCAGCTTTTATCTGACGATCCTTCACTACTGAACGCTGATATTGCTGCACGTGCGCGTTTCCCCGGCGGGCACATTGAAGGTTGGCCTGATGCCTTCCGCAATATGATGCAGCAGTTTTATCTGGCCGTGGCGCAGAGCGCACCACCCACGCGTGACAAGGCGACGTTCGCGACTTTTTATGATGGCGCGCAGGTGATGTCCGTGGTTGACGCCATTGTCAAAAGTCATCAACAGCAGCGCTGGGTTAAGGTTTAA